One window of the Ictidomys tridecemlineatus isolate mIctTri1 chromosome 11, mIctTri1.hap1, whole genome shotgun sequence genome contains the following:
- the Pglyrp4 gene encoding peptidoglycan recognition protein 4, translating into MLPWLLVFSALGLQSCAVSSWDKAHTTPVSEGLQALFGNISRLIEGGKLGLDDVFPMVSRKEWGAEAVGCRSQLIMLVDVLVTHHVPGLECHDQALCSQRLRELQAYHVHSNRWCDVAYNFLVGDDGRVYEGVGWNVPGSHTQGYGNISLGVAFFGTKEGLSPSPAALSAMKDLVSYAVQRGHLSPRYTQPLVRGENCLAPPPKARLRHACPGIVPRSAWGARETYCPKMTLPAKYVVILHTAGRTCGVSEECRLLVRDLQSLFMDRRHACDVGYNFLVGQDGAVYEGVGWNVQGSRTPGYNDIALAISFMGTFTGTAPNASALEVAKDLIQCAVVKGYLAPNYLLVGHSDVANTLSPGQALYNIIKTWPHFKH; encoded by the exons CTGTTTCCTCCTGGGACAAAGCACACACCACACCGGTGTCGGAGGGCCTGCAGGCCTTGTTTGGCAACATCTCCCGGCTCATTGAAGGAGGCAAACTCGGCCTTGATG ATGTCTTCCCCATGGTCTCGCGCAAGGAATGGGGGGCAGAAGCTGTTGGCTGCCGCTCTCAACTGATCATGCTGGTGGATGTCCTCGTCACACACCATGTCCCTGGGCTGGAGTGCCACGACCAGGCGCTTTGCAGCCAGAGGCTGCGGGAACTGCAGGCCTATCATGTCCACAGCAACCGTTGGTGTGACGTGGCCTACAA CTTCCTGGTCGGGGACGATGGCAGGGTGTATGAAGGTGTTGGTTGGAACGTCCCAGGCTCGCACACCCAAGGCTACGGCAACATTTCCCTGGGCGTCGCCTTCTTCGGCACCAAGGAAG gcctcagccccagccctgccgcCCTGTCAGCCATGAAGGACCTCGTCTCTTACGCCGTGCAGAGGGGACACCTGTCACCCCGGTACACCCAGCCACTTGTGAGGGGCGAGAACTGCCTGGCTCCTCCCCCAAAGGCAAGGCTGAGGCACG CTTGCCCTGGCATTGTCCCTCGGTCTGCTTGGGGGGCCAGGGAGACCTACTGTCCCAAGATGACCCTTCCTGCTAAGTACGTGGTCATCCTGCACACTGCGGGGAGGACCTGCGGAGTGTCTGAGGAGTGCCGCCTGCTGGTGCGAGACCTGCAGTCCCTCTTCATGGACAGACGCCACGCCTGCGACGTGGGGTATAA CTTCCTCGTGGGCCAGGATGGTGCCGTTTACGAAGGGGTCGGCTGGAATGTCCAAGGCTCCCGAACCCCTGGCTACAATGACATCGCCTTGGCCATCTCGTTCATGGGCACCTTTACAG GTACTGCGCCCAATGCCTCTGCGCTGGAGGTGGCCAAGGACCTGATCCAGTGTGCCGTGGTCAAGGGGTACCTGGCCCCCAACTACCTGCTGGTGGGCCACAGTGATGTGGCCAATACTCTGTCCCCGGGACAGGCTTTGTACAACATCATCAAGACTTGGCCTCACTTCAAACACTGA